One Fontisphaera persica DNA window includes the following coding sequences:
- a CDS encoding DUF6786 family protein produces MTTLGASLGLAHSASGATFADDVGFLKKYTEVIELSDASGQAKVALAPAYQGRIMTSTAQGDGGLSYGWINRELIASRQLQPHINVFGGEDRFWMGPEGGQFSIFFAKGVPFDFEHWFTPACLDTEPFFLVKKSASAATFAREFTLTNYSGTVFHVKVDRTVRLLAPAAAWRKIGLPALPSLKMVAFESDNKITNAGKQPWTKATGLVSIWILGMFNPSPQTTIVVPIVAGDDAVLGKKVTADYFGQVPPERLVVKDSVIFFKGDGQYRSKIGIGPKRSRGLLGSYDAAHKVLTLAYYTQPKGVTDYVNSLWKLQDDPFNGDVANSYNDGPVNGGKPLGPFYELESSSPAAALKPQGSLRHVHTTVHLSGPEHDLDLVARATLGVTLREITTALPK; encoded by the coding sequence ATGACGACGCTTGGCGCCAGCCTGGGTCTCGCTCATTCGGCCAGTGGAGCAACGTTTGCCGACGATGTGGGCTTTCTCAAAAAATACACGGAGGTCATCGAATTGTCTGATGCCTCCGGGCAGGCCAAAGTGGCGCTGGCCCCAGCCTACCAAGGCCGCATCATGACCAGCACCGCGCAGGGGGATGGCGGGCTGAGCTATGGATGGATTAACCGCGAGTTGATTGCCTCGCGCCAACTGCAGCCGCACATCAACGTTTTTGGGGGCGAGGACCGTTTCTGGATGGGGCCAGAGGGAGGCCAGTTTTCCATTTTCTTCGCCAAGGGCGTGCCGTTTGACTTTGAGCACTGGTTTACGCCGGCCTGCCTGGACACCGAGCCGTTTTTTCTGGTGAAGAAAAGCGCCAGCGCCGCGACGTTTGCGCGGGAGTTCACGCTGACCAATTATTCCGGCACAGTGTTTCACGTCAAAGTGGACCGCACCGTGCGCCTGCTGGCCCCAGCGGCGGCGTGGCGCAAAATCGGGCTGCCTGCCCTGCCCTCCTTGAAGATGGTGGCGTTTGAGTCGGACAACAAAATCACCAACGCCGGCAAGCAGCCGTGGACGAAAGCCACCGGCCTGGTTTCGATTTGGATTCTGGGCATGTTCAATCCCTCGCCGCAGACGACCATTGTCGTTCCGATTGTGGCGGGCGATGACGCGGTGCTGGGCAAGAAAGTGACGGCCGATTACTTTGGCCAGGTGCCGCCGGAGCGGCTGGTGGTCAAGGACAGTGTGATTTTCTTCAAAGGCGACGGCCAATATCGCAGCAAAATTGGCATCGGCCCCAAGCGCAGCCGCGGGCTGCTGGGCAGTTACGACGCGGCCCACAAGGTTTTGACGCTGGCCTATTACACGCAGCCCAAGGGGGTCACGGATTACGTCAATTCGTTGTGGAAATTGCAGGACGACCCGTTCAACGGCGACGTGGCCAACAGTTACAATGATGGGCCCGTGAACGGCGGCAAGCCGCTGGGGCCGTTTTACGAGCTGGAGTCCTCCTCGCCCGCCGCCGCGCTCAAGCCCCAAGGCAGCCTGCGGCACGTGCACACCACGGTGCACTTGAGCGGCCCGGAGCACGATTTGGACCTTGTGGCGCGGGCCACGTTGGGGGTAACGTTGCGGGAAATCACCACGGCGCTGCCGAAATAA
- a CDS encoding YraN family protein, whose amino-acid sequence MWRWLQQFLGGPTGRAPSAEHLQRGTAGERAARDYLGKQGWKLLAANYRVPEGEIDLVFRDREVLVFVEVKTRTDERWQRPAAAVDSQKRRRVSRAALAYLNSLGRPRVKFRFDVVEVLLPAEGPAVIRHWPNAFPLSQPYRYVAVEEREGGGGRRR is encoded by the coding sequence ATGTGGCGCTGGCTTCAGCAATTCCTGGGAGGGCCCACAGGCCGGGCTCCCTCCGCTGAACACCTGCAACGAGGCACGGCGGGAGAACGGGCAGCACGGGATTATCTGGGCAAACAGGGGTGGAAGTTGCTGGCGGCCAATTACCGGGTTCCGGAGGGGGAAATTGACCTGGTGTTTCGCGACCGGGAGGTGCTGGTGTTTGTGGAGGTGAAAACCCGCACGGATGAGCGCTGGCAGCGCCCGGCGGCGGCGGTGGATTCGCAAAAACGCCGCCGTGTTTCCCGTGCCGCGCTGGCTTATCTCAACAGCCTGGGACGTCCGCGGGTCAAATTCCGCTTTGATGTGGTGGAGGTGTTGCTGCCTGCTGAGGGCCCGGCGGTCATCCGGCACTGGCCGAATGCCTTTCCCCTGTCCCAGCCATATCGGTATGTGGCCGTGGAGGAGCGGGAGGGTGGGGGCGGGCGGCGGCGGTAA
- a CDS encoding ribonuclease HII, which yields MADRFAHERRLFNGGCHRLAGVDEAGRGALAGPVVAAAVILPEAWIREGMPAALKGLNDSKQLSPAQRERYFALLTETPGVLHAVALVEAELVDQLNILKATHLAMRRAVESLQPPPDHVLVDGRPVPVLGPQQTALVKGDSLSYSIAAASIVAKVTRDHLMNELDPQFPQYGFAVHKGYGTAQHLQALAEHGPCPLHRRSFAPLSQGSQPELF from the coding sequence ATGGCCGACCGCTTTGCCCACGAGCGCCGATTATTCAACGGCGGCTGTCACCGGCTGGCTGGCGTGGATGAAGCCGGCCGGGGCGCGCTGGCCGGGCCGGTGGTGGCGGCGGCAGTCATCCTGCCTGAGGCCTGGATACGGGAGGGCATGCCCGCGGCCTTGAAGGGTTTGAATGACTCCAAACAACTCTCGCCCGCCCAACGCGAGCGTTATTTTGCGCTGCTGACGGAAACGCCGGGGGTGCTTCATGCGGTGGCATTGGTGGAAGCGGAGCTGGTGGACCAGTTGAACATTCTCAAAGCCACGCATCTGGCCATGCGCCGGGCGGTGGAAAGCCTGCAACCGCCGCCGGACCATGTGTTGGTGGACGGACGGCCGGTGCCCGTGCTGGGGCCGCAACAAACCGCCCTGGTCAAGGGGGACAGCCTGAGTTATTCCATTGCCGCCGCCAGCATCGTGGCCAAAGTGACCCGCGATCATCTCATGAACGAGCTGGACCCGCAGTTTCCGCAATATGGTTTTGCGGTGCACAAGGGCTATGGCACGGCGCAACATCTGCAGGCGCTGGCGGAGCACGGCCCCTGCCCTTTGCATCGGCGCTCCTTTGCGCCGCTGAGCCAGGGCAGTCAACCCGAGTTGTTTTAG
- the murI gene encoding glutamate racemase has product MSRRTARPIGIFDSGLGGLTVVRAFHQALPREDIVYLGDTARVPYGTKSPETVIRFACEDALFLERQKVKCVVVACNTASAWALNVLEEQFKVPVFGVIHPGARAAVEKTRNQRIGVIATAATIRSRAYQVAIAELDKKARVYAKACPLLVPLIEEGWTTHRITAEVLRVYLAPLLKEKIDTLILGCTHYPLIKHLIRRIAGPRVVLVDSAESCAELVSQRLAAEGLLQTQQTRPGRIYPYVTDAPEQFEALADRFLGFPIGQAWKVELPALKKR; this is encoded by the coding sequence ATGAGCCGCCGGACTGCACGCCCCATTGGCATTTTTGATTCAGGCCTGGGGGGGCTGACGGTGGTGCGCGCTTTTCATCAGGCCCTGCCCCGGGAGGATATTGTCTATCTGGGCGACACCGCCCGCGTGCCCTATGGCACGAAGTCGCCGGAAACGGTGATACGGTTTGCGTGCGAGGATGCCCTTTTTCTGGAGCGCCAAAAGGTCAAGTGCGTGGTGGTGGCCTGCAATACCGCGTCGGCGTGGGCGCTGAATGTGCTGGAAGAGCAGTTCAAGGTGCCGGTGTTTGGGGTGATTCACCCGGGCGCGCGGGCGGCCGTGGAAAAAACGCGCAACCAACGCATTGGGGTGATTGCCACCGCCGCCACCATCCGCAGCCGGGCCTATCAAGTGGCCATTGCCGAGCTGGACAAGAAGGCGCGGGTGTACGCCAAAGCCTGCCCCCTGCTGGTGCCGTTGATTGAAGAGGGCTGGACGACCCACCGCATTACGGCGGAAGTGTTGCGCGTGTATCTGGCGCCGCTGTTGAAGGAGAAAATTGACACGCTCATTCTGGGCTGCACGCATTACCCGCTCATCAAGCATCTCATCCGCCGCATTGCCGGCCCGCGGGTGGTGCTGGTGGATTCCGCTGAATCCTGCGCGGAGCTGGTCAGCCAGCGGCTGGCGGCGGAGGGTCTGCTGCAAACGCAGCAAACACGTCCGGGGCGCATCTACCCCTACGTGACAGATGCGCCGGAGCAATTTGAGGCGCTGGCGGACCGGTTTTTGGGATTCCCCATTGGGCAGGCGTGGAAGGTGGAGCTGCCTGCCTTGAAAAAGCGCTAA
- a CDS encoding N-acetylmuramoyl-L-alanine amidase family protein produces MQGRLGMALFWAVFLGMASPALPQAWTRLPRTELYGNEYLRLAQWAEAYKYDLKTHGDTVILTSRWSRLVFKADSRQAEIRGVQVHLSVPVAKRGDEFFISVLDTATVLQPLLYPVKSPKVTVRSICIDAGHGGKDPGNLEGKFQEKRYTLQLAEELQKALKAAGLRATLLRSTDTYHDPADRPGIARRQKADLLVSLHFNSAGDSSVRGLETYCMTPAKASSTNARGEGANTGAYPANPYDAHNVLLAWHVQQAMVQQLGLPDRGVRRARFAVLRFSSMPAILVEGGFMSNPADMARIADATHRKKMAEAIASGILAYKKAIETP; encoded by the coding sequence ATGCAAGGCCGTTTGGGCATGGCGCTGTTTTGGGCCGTCTTTTTAGGGATGGCCTCGCCCGCATTGCCCCAAGCATGGACACGCCTGCCACGCACCGAGTTGTATGGCAACGAATACCTGCGCCTGGCGCAGTGGGCTGAGGCTTACAAGTATGACCTGAAAACCCACGGGGATACGGTCATTCTTACGAGCCGCTGGAGCCGGCTGGTGTTCAAGGCGGATTCGCGCCAGGCGGAAATCCGCGGCGTACAAGTCCATCTTTCCGTGCCGGTGGCCAAACGGGGGGATGAATTTTTCATTTCGGTGTTGGACACCGCCACGGTCTTGCAACCTCTGTTGTATCCAGTCAAGAGTCCCAAAGTCACGGTGCGCTCCATTTGCATAGACGCGGGGCACGGGGGCAAAGACCCGGGCAATTTGGAGGGCAAGTTTCAGGAGAAACGCTACACCTTGCAGTTGGCGGAGGAATTGCAGAAGGCGCTCAAGGCGGCGGGGTTGCGGGCCACGCTGTTGCGGAGCACCGATACCTACCACGACCCCGCCGACCGCCCCGGAATTGCGCGGCGCCAGAAGGCGGATTTGCTGGTGAGTTTGCATTTCAATTCCGCGGGGGACTCGTCCGTGCGGGGTTTGGAGACCTATTGCATGACGCCGGCCAAAGCCAGCTCGACCAACGCCCGGGGTGAGGGGGCCAACACCGGCGCGTATCCGGCCAACCCCTATGATGCCCACAATGTGCTGCTGGCCTGGCATGTGCAGCAGGCGATGGTGCAGCAACTGGGGCTGCCGGACCGGGGCGTGCGGCGGGCCCGTTTTGCGGTGCTGCGTTTCAGCAGCATGCCCGCCATTCTGGTGGAAGGCGGCTTCATGTCCAATCCGGCCGACATGGCGCGCATTGCGGATGCCACGCACCGCAAGAAAATGGCCGAAGCGATTGCCAGCGGCATTCTGGCCTACAAGAAAGCCATTGAAACCCCATGA
- the ispF gene encoding 2-C-methyl-D-erythritol 2,4-cyclodiphosphate synthase, protein MVRVGIGYDVHPLVAGRRCVLGGVEIPHAKGLAGHSDADVLMHAICDAILGALGLGDIGQFFPNTDPRWKDAPSRIFLAEAARQVTARAGRIINIDATLIAQAPKVGPHVAAMKTNLAAALGMAPEAIGIKATTNEGLGFIGRGEGIAAMAVAAVALPD, encoded by the coding sequence ATGGTGCGTGTGGGCATTGGATACGATGTGCATCCCTTGGTGGCTGGGCGCCGTTGTGTGCTCGGGGGCGTGGAGATTCCTCATGCAAAGGGCCTGGCCGGACACTCCGATGCCGATGTCCTCATGCACGCAATTTGCGACGCTATTCTCGGCGCCCTCGGTCTGGGGGACATCGGCCAGTTTTTCCCCAACACCGACCCCCGCTGGAAAGATGCGCCCAGCCGCATCTTTCTGGCTGAGGCCGCGCGGCAGGTGACGGCGCGTGCAGGGCGGATTATTAATATTGATGCCACCCTCATTGCTCAGGCCCCCAAAGTGGGGCCGCACGTGGCCGCCATGAAAACCAACCTCGCCGCCGCCCTGGGGATGGCGCCCGAAGCCATTGGCATCAAGGCCACCACCAACGAAGGACTCGGGTTCATCGGGCGTGGTGAAGGTATCGCCGCCATGGCCGTGGCCGCCGTGGCTTTGCCGGATTGA
- a CDS encoding sigma-54-dependent transcriptional regulator — protein sequence MKEHILVVDDSMELRMLVKSALTRAEYRVSELEDNAGLRQWLAAEKKDVPDLVLLDLVLGDGNSLESMPDIFQQWPGTEVIVITGYGTVDNAVKAMKAGAYGFLPKPFEVNTLLQEVTHALEHRRLRARAQGLQQVVSSLRAETAPVFQSEPMKRLMRLVERAAASPLPVLITGESGVGKEVIAGMLHHLSPRAGQPLVRCNCPAFSADQLERALFGGGDAAQEPGYLRLAGTGTLLLDEISALPWAVQGRLMGVLQDNLAQPVGGQAYPVPCRLVATTNRPLPELLQKGHLKEDFYYRLSQITLEVPPLRERRDDILPLASAFLERYGCQSGRSFEGFTERARQALRQFDWPGNVRQLQNEIQRAVLMAQGTWVDRDDLTITPHPAAAEPELGLLEVMERKSMIQALQATQGDVAEAARRLHMGRQTFQLKMKAYRIET from the coding sequence ATGAAAGAGCATATCCTGGTGGTGGATGATTCAATGGAGCTGCGGATGCTCGTCAAAAGCGCCCTCACCCGGGCGGAATACCGCGTCTCCGAACTCGAAGACAACGCCGGATTGCGCCAATGGCTGGCTGCCGAAAAAAAAGATGTGCCCGATTTGGTGTTGTTGGATTTGGTGTTGGGGGATGGCAACAGTTTGGAATCAATGCCCGATATTTTCCAGCAGTGGCCGGGCACCGAAGTCATTGTCATCACCGGCTACGGCACCGTGGACAACGCCGTGAAGGCCATGAAAGCTGGCGCTTATGGTTTTTTGCCCAAGCCCTTTGAAGTCAACACCCTCCTGCAAGAGGTGACCCATGCCCTGGAACACCGGCGGCTGCGTGCCCGCGCGCAAGGCCTGCAACAGGTGGTTTCCTCGTTGCGCGCCGAGACCGCGCCCGTCTTTCAAAGCGAACCCATGAAGCGGCTCATGCGCCTGGTCGAGCGCGCCGCCGCCAGTCCGCTTCCGGTGCTCATTACGGGCGAAAGTGGCGTGGGCAAGGAAGTGATTGCCGGCATGTTGCATCACCTCAGCCCGCGCGCAGGACAACCCCTGGTGCGCTGCAACTGCCCCGCCTTTTCCGCCGACCAGCTCGAACGCGCATTGTTCGGCGGCGGGGACGCCGCCCAGGAGCCGGGTTATTTGCGGCTGGCCGGGACGGGCACCCTGTTGTTGGATGAAATCAGCGCCCTCCCGTGGGCCGTGCAAGGCCGCCTCATGGGTGTTTTACAGGACAACCTCGCGCAACCCGTGGGCGGCCAGGCTTACCCCGTGCCATGCCGCCTGGTAGCCACTACCAATCGTCCCTTGCCCGAGCTGCTCCAAAAGGGCCATCTCAAGGAGGATTTTTATTATCGTCTCAGCCAAATCACCCTGGAAGTGCCGCCCTTGCGCGAGCGCCGCGACGATATTCTGCCCCTGGCCAGTGCGTTTCTGGAGCGGTATGGCTGCCAGTCCGGTCGCTCCTTTGAAGGCTTTACCGAGCGCGCCCGGCAGGCGTTACGGCAGTTTGACTGGCCCGGCAATGTGCGCCAGTTGCAGAACGAGATTCAGCGGGCGGTGTTGATGGCGCAAGGAACCTGGGTGGACCGTGATGATTTGACGATTACGCCCCACCCCGCCGCCGCCGAACCTGAACTGGGCCTGCTCGAAGTGATGGAGCGCAAGTCCATGATTCAGGCATTGCAGGCCACCCAGGGCGATGTGGCCGAAGCGGCCCGGCGGCTCCACATGGGACGGCAAACTTTTCAGTTGAAAATGAAGGCCTATCGTATTGAAACATAG
- a CDS encoding sigma-54-dependent transcriptional regulator, whose translation MSASILVVDDTAEIRDLVRSILSEEGYQVQECESGAALRRRLAEEKAPDLVLLDLRLPDAEGLDLLPAIKREWPGTEVLIMTGYATIEAAVTATKMGAYGFQEKPFDPAALVVNVSRALEHKALQEQASQLRQALSTMSGGAAPVFQSAAMKSVVKMVEKVAASDVSVFIVGESGTGKEVIADLIHNLSPRAGKPFIKVNCAALPRELIESELFGSVKGAFTGATADRVGLFRQAEGGTLLLDEISEMPVDTQSKLLRVLQDKEVRPVGGRASYTINCRIIAATNRPIQEAIRTGKLREDLYYRISTITLTLPPLRDRREDILPLANAFLQRFAAQAGRSFTGFSAEAAQRLRHFDWPGNVRQLQNEVQRAVLIAAGPQIEVADLSIGHVEEESAPENLSLMDAMERNTILKVLQETGGNKVEAARRLGIGRQTLYNKIKSYGIEA comes from the coding sequence ATGAGTGCCAGCATTTTGGTGGTGGACGATACCGCGGAAATCCGCGACCTGGTGCGGTCCATTCTCAGCGAGGAAGGTTACCAGGTCCAGGAATGCGAGTCGGGCGCAGCCTTGCGCCGGCGGCTGGCTGAGGAAAAAGCCCCGGACCTGGTGCTCCTGGATTTGCGGCTGCCGGATGCCGAGGGCTTGGACCTGTTGCCCGCCATCAAGCGGGAATGGCCCGGCACCGAAGTGCTCATCATGACCGGCTATGCCACCATCGAGGCAGCCGTCACCGCCACCAAAATGGGGGCCTATGGCTTTCAGGAAAAACCCTTTGACCCCGCCGCGCTGGTGGTGAATGTCAGCCGCGCCCTCGAGCACAAAGCCCTGCAGGAACAGGCCAGCCAACTGCGGCAGGCCTTGTCCACCATGAGCGGCGGCGCCGCCCCCGTCTTCCAAAGCGCCGCCATGAAGTCCGTGGTGAAAATGGTGGAGAAAGTGGCCGCCAGCGATGTTTCTGTCTTCATCGTGGGCGAAAGCGGCACCGGCAAGGAGGTTATTGCCGATTTGATTCACAATCTCAGCCCCCGCGCCGGCAAACCGTTCATCAAAGTCAATTGCGCCGCCCTGCCGCGCGAGCTGATTGAAAGCGAACTCTTCGGCTCCGTCAAAGGCGCCTTCACCGGCGCCACGGCCGACCGCGTGGGCTTGTTTCGCCAGGCCGAAGGCGGCACCTTGTTGTTGGACGAAATCTCGGAAATGCCGGTGGATACCCAAAGCAAATTGCTGCGGGTTTTGCAGGACAAGGAAGTGCGGCCGGTGGGCGGGCGCGCCAGTTACACCATCAACTGCCGCATCATCGCCGCCACCAATCGCCCCATCCAGGAGGCCATCCGCACGGGCAAACTGCGCGAGGACCTCTATTATCGCATTTCCACCATCACCCTCACCCTGCCGCCCTTGCGCGACCGCCGCGAGGACATCCTGCCGCTGGCCAATGCTTTCCTCCAACGCTTCGCCGCCCAGGCCGGGCGTAGTTTCACCGGTTTTTCCGCCGAGGCCGCGCAGCGCCTGCGCCATTTTGACTGGCCAGGCAATGTGCGCCAGTTGCAAAATGAAGTGCAACGAGCCGTCTTGATTGCCGCCGGCCCCCAAATCGAGGTGGCCGACCTGTCCATTGGACACGTGGAGGAGGAGAGCGCCCCCGAAAACTTGAGCCTGATGGACGCCATGGAGCGCAACACCATCCTCAAAGTTTTGCAGGAAACCGGCGGCAACAAGGTCGAAGCCGCCCGCCGGCTGGGCATCGGCCGCCAAACGCTTTACAACAAAATTAAAAGCTACGGCATCGAGGCCTGA
- a CDS encoding TolC family protein, with product MSNSRWGWCIVVCLGWLAGAEKSQGAELKLTLPEYLARVLTNNENIQMKMLEVQISRKQYEAQKGMFEPAWVTSFTHEDRRNALTEEQKRNLFFATLFNERNNRYDSGVEMVTPSGAKVQLGYRLNELRNNLNQANFPDGEYLSTLSLAVTQPLLKDFGYAATLANLRAAAINSDITFQEYRKALIEIVARAEAAYWDVYLAQQQYAFSTDSVAVAQTLLADNQAKLAVGKSSELDVMQAEAGLAQRQALANEARQKLYEAANRAMIFCSSSVLGPHDRFVAVDEPKAGPMTSDTLYFRTLADQLNPDALALRHQLALDGVRINFAKNQRLPQLDLKASYGSSDINPNYQGIWRNLEAHDYPAWMLGLELRVPLGGNIKARKELDAARLRRQNTLLALQSLRVQLDNLIDAAHKTADSYYDNIQRYAKVVEFNQNLLKSQLDRLEVGKTDSRTVLETEQDLFEARLGLVQSQVRFKRAVLDLEQSVGMVLQARNLELSQSDLAHRTRALLRSGKITPQAFAEFLQQVQREYELRRQSAPPIPPSTLPPRQP from the coding sequence ATGTCAAACTCGCGGTGGGGATGGTGTATCGTCGTTTGCTTGGGGTGGTTGGCCGGCGCTGAAAAAAGTCAGGGAGCGGAACTGAAATTGACGCTCCCGGAATACCTGGCCCGTGTGCTGACCAACAACGAAAACATCCAGATGAAAATGCTGGAGGTGCAAATCAGCCGCAAGCAATACGAGGCGCAGAAAGGCATGTTTGAACCGGCCTGGGTCACCTCCTTCACTCACGAAGACCGCCGCAATGCCCTGACCGAAGAGCAGAAGCGCAATCTGTTCTTCGCCACGTTGTTCAACGAGCGCAACAACCGCTATGATTCTGGCGTCGAAATGGTCACTCCCTCCGGCGCCAAGGTGCAGCTCGGCTACCGCTTGAATGAGCTGCGCAACAATTTGAACCAGGCCAACTTTCCGGACGGTGAATACCTCTCCACCCTCAGCTTGGCCGTGACCCAACCTTTGCTCAAGGATTTTGGCTATGCTGCCACCCTCGCCAACCTGCGTGCCGCCGCCATCAATTCGGACATCACCTTTCAAGAATACCGCAAGGCGCTCATTGAAATCGTGGCGCGCGCCGAAGCGGCCTACTGGGATGTTTATCTGGCCCAACAACAATACGCCTTCAGCACGGATTCGGTTGCGGTCGCGCAAACCCTGCTGGCGGACAACCAGGCCAAACTGGCCGTGGGCAAAAGCTCCGAATTGGATGTGATGCAGGCCGAAGCCGGCCTCGCCCAACGCCAGGCGCTGGCCAATGAAGCCCGCCAAAAACTTTATGAGGCTGCCAACCGCGCCATGATTTTTTGCTCCAGCTCCGTGCTGGGTCCCCATGACCGTTTTGTCGCCGTGGATGAACCCAAAGCCGGCCCCATGACCAGCGACACCCTCTATTTCCGCACCCTGGCGGACCAGCTCAACCCCGACGCCCTGGCGCTGCGACATCAATTGGCATTGGACGGCGTCCGCATTAATTTCGCCAAAAACCAGCGCCTGCCCCAGTTGGATTTGAAGGCCAGTTACGGCTCCAGCGACATCAACCCCAATTATCAGGGCATTTGGCGCAACCTCGAAGCCCACGATTATCCCGCCTGGATGTTGGGCCTGGAATTGCGCGTGCCGCTCGGCGGCAACATCAAGGCCCGCAAGGAGCTTGACGCCGCCCGGCTCCGCCGCCAGAACACCCTCCTGGCCCTCCAGTCCTTGCGCGTGCAACTGGACAACCTCATTGATGCCGCCCATAAAACCGCTGATTCCTATTACGACAACATCCAGCGATACGCCAAAGTGGTCGAGTTCAATCAAAACCTGCTCAAATCTCAACTGGACCGCCTGGAAGTCGGCAAGACCGACAGCCGCACCGTGCTCGAAACGGAGCAGGACCTGTTTGAAGCGCGGCTCGGCCTGGTGCAAAGCCAGGTGCGCTTCAAACGTGCTGTGCTGGATTTGGAACAGTCCGTGGGCATGGTGCTCCAGGCCCGCAACCTGGAGCTGTCCCAGTCTGACCTGGCGCATCGCACCCGGGCGCTGCTGCGTTCCGGTAAAATTACCCCTCAGGCCTTCGCCGAATTCTTGCAGCAGGTGCAGCGGGAGTATGAACTGCGCCGCCAGTCCGCCCCGCCCATCCCTCCCTCCACTTTGCCTCCGCGCCAACCTTGA
- a CDS encoding efflux RND transporter periplasmic adaptor subunit yields the protein MPARLLSRFVLGLLLASPAAARPATVEGVTEPLHDLVISASVPGTIAKILVKEGDFMQAGTAILELEKRQEELEVERRRILSESKAELNAAAAQMEMLKIDLEATRKLFETSKSVSKEQLMKKELEFKQAVAEHDKLQLAEAREKIEYEMALEQLRKRILTAPQDGYVVELMRKAGEDCKAQEPLVRLVDTRQCYFVANVESRAGAALTPGQKIKLELPAGRQTLTVTGEVSFVSPVVDPASGLLKIKILFENPQGKIKPGVAGLMHLPEAS from the coding sequence ATGCCTGCGCGGCTGCTCAGCCGGTTCGTCCTGGGCCTGCTGCTCGCCTCGCCGGCCGCCGCCCGCCCGGCCACCGTGGAGGGTGTCACCGAGCCTCTGCATGACCTGGTCATCAGCGCTTCGGTCCCCGGCACCATCGCCAAAATCCTCGTCAAGGAAGGTGATTTCATGCAGGCGGGTACCGCCATTTTGGAACTGGAAAAAAGGCAGGAAGAGCTGGAAGTCGAGCGCCGGCGCATCCTCAGCGAAAGCAAGGCCGAGTTAAACGCCGCCGCCGCCCAGATGGAAATGCTCAAAATTGACCTCGAAGCCACCCGCAAGCTGTTTGAAACCTCCAAATCCGTCAGCAAGGAACAATTGATGAAAAAGGAATTGGAATTCAAACAGGCCGTGGCCGAACACGACAAATTGCAACTGGCCGAAGCGCGGGAAAAAATTGAATATGAAATGGCTCTCGAGCAACTGCGCAAACGCATCCTCACCGCGCCCCAGGATGGTTACGTGGTGGAGCTGATGCGCAAGGCAGGCGAAGATTGCAAGGCTCAGGAGCCCCTGGTGCGGCTCGTGGACACCCGCCAGTGCTACTTTGTGGCCAATGTGGAGTCGCGCGCCGGCGCCGCCCTCACCCCCGGCCAGAAAATCAAATTGGAACTCCCCGCCGGACGGCAAACCCTCACCGTGACGGGCGAGGTTTCCTTTGTCTCGCCGGTGGTGGACCCCGCCAGCGGCCTGCTCAAAATCAAAATCTTGTTTGAAAATCCCCAGGGTAAAATCAAACCAGGCGTGGCGGGACTCATGCATTTGCCGGAGGCTTCATGA